In Streptomyces sp. KMM 9044, one DNA window encodes the following:
- the pcaB gene encoding 3-carboxy-cis,cis-muconate cycloisomerase — protein sequence MTSLQEPQRSGTLPDHLDAGLLSPVRAGTPVESAVGDSAWLRAMLDAEAALARAQARCGTVPAHAAEAITAAARADLLDVRELALAARETANPVVGLVKALTAVVTERSPEAAEYVHHGSTSQDVLDTGAMLVAARALRLILADLRAVADALTGLAADHRDTVMAGRTLALHAVPTTFGLKAAGWRNLVLDAAERLERITHGGLPVALGGAAGTLAGYLQHADEDSDPTAVLDELGAAFAAETGLAVPVLPWHALRTPVADLGAALAHTTGALGKIAADVLVLTRTEVGEVAEPAVAGRGASSAMPHKRNPVLATLIRSAALQVPALATVLIQSLPAEDERSAGMWHAEWQPLRECLRLTGGAAHTAVELVRGLTVHPERMRANLEATGGQLVSERVSAVLAPRLGKTVAKELLARASVLAARTGRPLADVLAELPQLAGVLSRGEAAALLDPAGYTGLAGPLVDRALTGPVRARGPRRRDGGD from the coding sequence ATGACCTCCCTGCAGGAACCCCAGCGGAGCGGAACCCTGCCCGACCACCTGGACGCCGGGCTGCTCTCACCGGTCCGGGCAGGCACCCCCGTCGAGTCGGCCGTGGGCGACAGCGCGTGGCTGCGGGCGATGCTCGACGCGGAGGCGGCCCTGGCCCGCGCCCAGGCCCGTTGCGGCACGGTGCCCGCACACGCGGCCGAGGCCATCACGGCCGCCGCCCGCGCCGACCTGCTGGACGTGCGCGAGCTGGCGCTCGCTGCGCGGGAGACCGCCAACCCGGTCGTGGGCCTGGTCAAGGCACTGACCGCGGTGGTCACTGAACGCTCTCCCGAGGCCGCCGAGTACGTGCATCACGGTTCCACCAGCCAGGACGTCCTCGACACCGGCGCAATGCTGGTGGCCGCACGCGCGCTGCGCCTGATCCTCGCGGACCTGCGGGCCGTGGCCGACGCCCTGACCGGCCTCGCGGCCGATCACCGGGACACCGTGATGGCGGGCCGCACCCTCGCGCTGCACGCCGTCCCCACGACCTTCGGACTCAAGGCGGCCGGGTGGCGCAACCTGGTCCTGGACGCGGCCGAACGCCTCGAGAGGATCACCCATGGAGGGCTTCCGGTGGCGCTCGGCGGCGCGGCCGGAACCCTGGCCGGCTATCTGCAGCACGCGGACGAGGACTCCGACCCCACGGCCGTGCTCGACGAACTCGGCGCCGCCTTCGCCGCCGAGACCGGGCTGGCCGTCCCCGTCCTGCCCTGGCACGCCCTGCGCACCCCCGTCGCCGACCTGGGGGCTGCCCTCGCCCACACGACCGGGGCCCTCGGCAAGATCGCCGCGGATGTGCTGGTCCTCACCCGCACCGAGGTCGGCGAAGTGGCCGAGCCCGCAGTCGCCGGGCGGGGTGCCTCGTCGGCAATGCCGCACAAGCGCAACCCCGTGCTCGCCACCCTGATCCGCTCCGCCGCCCTCCAGGTGCCCGCCCTGGCCACCGTACTGATCCAGAGCCTGCCGGCCGAGGACGAGCGCTCGGCCGGAATGTGGCACGCCGAGTGGCAGCCGCTGCGCGAGTGCCTGCGGCTCACCGGCGGAGCCGCACACACAGCCGTCGAACTCGTGCGGGGGCTCACCGTCCACCCGGAGCGGATGCGCGCCAACCTCGAGGCGACCGGCGGGCAGCTCGTCTCCGAGCGGGTCTCGGCCGTCCTGGCGCCGCGCCTGGGCAAAACGGTGGCCAAGGAACTGCTGGCCCGGGCATCGGTGCTCGCCGCCCGGACCGGCCGGCCGCTGGCCGACGTGCTGGCCGAACTTCCGCAGCTCGCCGGCGTGCTGAGCCGGGGCGAGGCAGCCGCGCTGCTCGACCCGGCCGGTTACACCGGCCTCGCCGGTCCCCTGGTCGACCGGGCACTCACCGGGCCGGTGCGCGCTCGCGGGCCGCGGCGCCGTGACGGAGGCGACTGA
- a CDS encoding FAD/NAD(P)-binding protein: protein MVGAGPRGLSVLERLCAQERKSPRWDAVTVHVVDPDPPGSGRVWRPAQSRHLLMNTVASQVTVYTDASVRIDGPLEEGPSLYQWAKAVESGVLGTGPEAAGDEALAEARGLGPDSYPTRALYGCYLTWAFRRVVANAAAHVTVRTHRVRAVALDDADPASGHAGAQTVALEDGTRLTGLSAVVLAQGHVPVRPTDAERELADFAARHGLTHVAPANPADVDLSGILPGQSVLLRGLGLNFFDYMALFTHGRGGVFVRVGGRLVYRPSGREPRLYAGSRRGVPYQARGENEKGPHGRYLPRLLTPGRIAALRARYPRGAAIDFAADLWPLISKEVRGVYYAALLTARGEPASFGEEFTERFLHAEPGPDEERLLDEAGIGPAGRWDWQRVTRPYGTRAPGDLAAFRSWLRDHLDEDIRLARQGNVSGPVKAALDVLRDLRNEVRLAVDHAGLTAASHRDDLDHWYTPLNAYLSIGPPVSRIEEMAALMDAGILDVTGPGLRVTADTHDPLGPCFTGTSSEIPDVRVRAAVLIEARLPEIDLRRTADPLMNRMLRAGQCRPHRIPCAPAGTDDGTGGADYETGGLAVSERPYHLIDARGVPHPRRFAYGVPTESVHWVTAAGIRPGVGSVTLEDSDAIAAAVLAVPGAPAVPRQPPATPTGRTAAPTITPPSAKADA, encoded by the coding sequence ATGGTCGGCGCCGGCCCCCGGGGCCTTTCCGTACTGGAACGGCTTTGTGCGCAGGAACGCAAGTCGCCCCGCTGGGATGCCGTCACCGTACATGTCGTCGACCCGGACCCACCGGGCTCGGGGCGGGTGTGGCGCCCTGCGCAGTCCCGGCACCTGCTGATGAACACTGTTGCCTCCCAGGTGACGGTCTACACCGACGCCAGCGTCCGCATCGACGGTCCGCTGGAGGAGGGGCCGAGCCTGTACCAGTGGGCCAAGGCCGTGGAGTCGGGCGTGCTCGGCACCGGCCCGGAGGCCGCCGGCGACGAGGCCCTCGCCGAGGCGCGCGGTCTCGGCCCCGACTCCTATCCCACACGTGCTCTCTACGGCTGCTATCTGACATGGGCGTTCCGGCGCGTCGTCGCGAACGCAGCCGCCCACGTGACGGTGCGCACGCATCGCGTACGGGCCGTGGCCCTCGATGACGCCGACCCCGCATCGGGCCACGCGGGAGCCCAGACGGTCGCCTTGGAGGACGGCACTCGGCTGACCGGTCTGTCCGCGGTCGTCCTCGCCCAGGGCCATGTACCGGTCCGGCCCACCGACGCAGAGCGGGAGCTGGCCGACTTCGCCGCCCGGCACGGGCTGACACACGTGGCCCCCGCCAACCCGGCCGACGTGGACCTGTCGGGCATCCTGCCCGGTCAGAGCGTGCTGCTACGCGGGCTCGGGCTCAACTTCTTCGACTACATGGCACTGTTCACCCACGGCCGGGGAGGCGTCTTCGTCCGTGTCGGCGGTCGCCTGGTCTACCGGCCCTCGGGCCGCGAGCCGCGCCTGTACGCGGGGTCCCGGCGCGGTGTGCCCTATCAGGCGCGCGGCGAGAACGAGAAGGGCCCCCACGGCAGGTACCTCCCCCGGCTCCTCACCCCCGGGCGCATCGCGGCGCTGCGCGCCCGGTACCCGCGCGGCGCGGCCATCGACTTCGCCGCCGACCTGTGGCCGCTGATCTCCAAGGAGGTGCGCGGCGTCTACTACGCCGCCCTGCTCACGGCGCGCGGCGAACCCGCCTCGTTCGGCGAGGAGTTCACCGAGCGGTTTCTGCACGCCGAGCCGGGCCCGGACGAGGAACGGCTCCTCGACGAGGCCGGGATCGGCCCGGCCGGGCGCTGGGACTGGCAGCGCGTCACCCGCCCCTACGGCACCCGCGCCCCCGGCGACCTGGCAGCCTTCCGCAGCTGGCTGCGCGACCACCTCGACGAGGACATCCGCCTGGCCCGCCAGGGCAACGTCAGCGGACCGGTCAAGGCCGCACTCGACGTCCTGCGGGACCTGCGCAACGAGGTGCGGCTCGCCGTCGACCACGCCGGCCTGACCGCCGCCTCCCACCGTGACGACCTCGACCACTGGTACACACCGCTCAACGCCTATCTGTCCATAGGCCCGCCGGTGTCCCGCATCGAGGAGATGGCCGCGCTCATGGACGCGGGAATCCTCGATGTGACCGGTCCCGGGCTGCGCGTCACCGCGGACACGCACGATCCGCTCGGTCCCTGCTTCACCGGTACGTCGAGCGAGATACCGGACGTACGGGTGCGGGCCGCGGTCCTCATCGAGGCCCGCCTGCCCGAGATCGATCTGCGGCGCACCGCGGACCCGCTGATGAACCGTATGCTGCGGGCCGGGCAGTGCCGTCCTCACCGCATTCCCTGCGCGCCGGCGGGCACCGACGACGGCACGGGCGGCGCGGACTACGAGACCGGGGGCCTCGCCGTGTCGGAACGGCCCTACCACCTGATCGACGCCCGGGGCGTGCCGCATCCCCGGCGCTTCGCCTACGGGGTGCCCACCGAGTCCGTGCACTGGGTGACCGCCGCGGGCATCAGGCCCGGCGTCGGCTCTGTCACCCTCGAGGACTCCGACGCCATCGCGGCGGCCGTCCTCGCCGTGCCCGGGGCACCGGCCGTGCCACGGCAACCGCCCGCCACCCCGACGGGCCGTACCGCCGCTCCGACGATTACGCCCCCGAGCGCGAAGGCAGACGCATGA
- the mvk gene encoding mevalonate kinase, whose product MSESHRARSVGIGRAHAKAILLGEHAVVYGAPALALPVPQLTVTANAGWSSRPSDSQGDLSYTMTGSPSRAMVTQSSDGLRRLFTEFKARMGVAGKPHLDVLLDSAIPLGRGLGSSAASSRAIVFALADLFGLELTESAAFDLVQTAENMTHGRASGVDARAVGASAPLLFQAGEVQQLRIGWDGLFIIADSGVAGSTNEAVELLRERFRHHAGAQERFVDRASDLTRAAQQALADGKPEDFGPRLTDYHRLLRAAGLSTDRIDALVETALGAGSLGAKITGGGLGGCMIALAQPEQARDVTRRLHKAGAVQTWVVPLKGLDNHAQ is encoded by the coding sequence GTGTCAGAGAGCCACCGGGCCCGCTCAGTAGGCATCGGCCGCGCCCACGCCAAGGCCATCCTGCTGGGAGAGCACGCGGTCGTTTACGGCGCTCCGGCGCTCGCCCTTCCAGTTCCGCAACTGACGGTCACGGCCAACGCCGGGTGGTCCTCCCGGCCCTCCGACAGCCAGGGCGACTTGTCCTACACGATGACCGGTTCCCCCTCGCGGGCGATGGTGACGCAAAGCTCCGACGGCCTGCGCCGGCTGTTCACCGAGTTCAAGGCCAGAATGGGCGTGGCAGGCAAACCGCACCTCGACGTGCTCCTCGACAGTGCGATCCCGCTCGGCCGGGGGCTCGGCTCCAGCGCGGCCAGCTCGCGTGCGATCGTCTTTGCCCTTGCTGACCTCTTCGGCCTCGAACTCACCGAGAGTGCGGCGTTCGACCTGGTGCAAACGGCGGAGAACATGACGCACGGCCGGGCCAGCGGGGTCGACGCCCGGGCCGTCGGTGCCTCCGCCCCGCTGCTGTTTCAGGCGGGCGAGGTCCAGCAGCTGAGGATCGGCTGGGACGGCCTGTTCATCATCGCGGACAGCGGTGTCGCGGGCAGCACCAACGAAGCGGTCGAGCTGCTGCGTGAGAGATTCCGGCACCACGCCGGCGCACAGGAGCGGTTCGTCGACCGGGCGTCGGATCTGACCCGCGCGGCCCAGCAGGCCCTCGCCGACGGCAAGCCGGAGGACTTCGGCCCACGACTCACCGACTACCACCGACTGCTCCGCGCGGCCGGCCTGAGCACCGACCGGATCGACGCCCTGGTGGAGACCGCGCTCGGGGCGGGCAGCCTCGGAGCCAAGATCACCGGCGGTGGTCTGGGCGGCTGCATGATCGCCCTGGCCCAGCCGGAGCAGGCCAGGGACGTCACCCGGCGGCTGCACAAGGCCGGTGCCGTACAGACGTGGGTCGTACCGCTGAAGGGGCTCGACAACCATGCGCAGTGA
- the mvaD gene encoding diphosphomevalonate decarboxylase, which produces MRSEHATPVRPQEQGSAGSAAAVAHPNIALIKYWGKRDEQLILPRTDSLSMTLDIFPTTTRVRLAPGASNDDVTFNGVPATGEAHRRVIAFLELVRERAGLPHRAVVETENTVPTGAGLASSASGFAALAVAAAGAYGLDPDATALSRLARRGSGSASRSVFAGFAVWHAGRGTGTDADLCSYAEPVPVADLDPALVVAVVNAGPKAVSSREAMRRTVDTSPLYGAWADSSGDDLAEMRTALRLGDLDAVGEIAERNAFGMHATMLAARPAVRYLSSATLTVLDRVLQLRRDGVPAYATMDAGPNVKVLCHRADADRVAEAVRRAVPDGAAHVAGPGPGARLLNEDGR; this is translated from the coding sequence ATGCGCAGTGAACACGCCACCCCGGTCCGGCCGCAGGAGCAGGGCAGCGCGGGAAGCGCCGCCGCCGTCGCGCACCCGAACATCGCCCTGATCAAGTACTGGGGCAAGCGCGACGAGCAACTGATCCTTCCCCGGACCGACAGCCTGTCGATGACGCTGGACATCTTCCCGACGACCACCCGTGTCCGGCTCGCCCCCGGAGCCTCGAACGACGACGTGACGTTCAACGGCGTACCCGCGACGGGCGAGGCACACCGGCGCGTCATCGCGTTCCTGGAACTGGTGCGGGAGCGGGCCGGGCTCCCGCACCGGGCCGTGGTGGAGACCGAGAACACCGTCCCCACCGGGGCGGGCCTGGCCTCCTCCGCCAGCGGGTTCGCCGCTCTGGCCGTCGCCGCGGCCGGCGCGTACGGACTCGATCCCGATGCCACGGCGCTGTCCCGCCTGGCTCGGCGCGGGTCCGGGTCGGCGTCGCGGTCGGTCTTCGCAGGCTTCGCCGTCTGGCACGCCGGCCGGGGCACCGGCACGGACGCGGACCTCTGCTCCTACGCCGAACCGGTGCCCGTGGCGGACCTCGACCCGGCGCTGGTCGTCGCCGTGGTCAACGCGGGACCCAAGGCCGTCTCCAGCCGGGAGGCCATGCGCCGGACCGTCGACACGTCCCCGCTGTACGGGGCGTGGGCCGACTCCAGCGGGGACGACCTGGCGGAGATGCGGACGGCGCTGCGGCTGGGCGACCTCGACGCGGTCGGAGAGATCGCGGAGCGCAACGCCTTCGGTATGCACGCGACCATGCTGGCGGCGCGCCCGGCGGTGCGTTACCTGTCGTCGGCCACGCTCACCGTGCTCGACCGGGTACTCCAGCTCCGGCGGGACGGAGTGCCTGCCTACGCGACCATGGACGCGGGCCCGAACGTCAAGGTGCTCTGCCACCGCGCGGACGCGGACCGGGTGGCCGAGGCCGTGCGCCGCGCCGTCCCGGACGGCGCGGCGCACGTCGCCGGACCGGGACCGGGCGCCCGTCTGCTGAACGAGGACGGACGATGA
- a CDS encoding phosphomevalonate kinase has product MTRQGAVVRRAPGKLFVAGEYAVVEPGNPAILVAVDRHVTVTVSGSADADTVLSSDLGTQPARARWHEGGLVVRGEDGARRARALAHVIAAIEVVGRLLAERGLPVPALDVSVGSRLHDNGRKFGLGSSGAVTVATVAAVASFCGMELSPDDRFRLAMLATAQIDAKGSGGDLAASTWGGWIAYRAPDRAAVLDLARRLGVDRTLHAPWPGFEVRRLPPPRGLSLEVGWTGEPASTADLVSDLHRRTWRGTASHRRFVETTTDCVHASVAALEAGDPQGLLDQIRRARQELARLDDEVGLGIFTARLTALCAAAEAVGGAAKPSGAGGGDCGIALLDAEAASDISYVRQRWEAAGVLPLPFRPALEGNEK; this is encoded by the coding sequence ATGACACGGCAGGGCGCGGTCGTCCGGCGCGCGCCGGGCAAGCTGTTCGTCGCGGGCGAGTACGCGGTGGTGGAGCCGGGGAACCCGGCGATCCTGGTGGCGGTCGACCGGCACGTGACGGTCACCGTGTCCGGCTCCGCCGACGCCGACACCGTGCTCTCCTCCGACCTCGGTACGCAACCGGCGCGGGCGCGGTGGCACGAGGGCGGGCTCGTCGTGCGCGGTGAGGACGGCGCGCGACGGGCGCGCGCCCTCGCCCATGTGATCGCGGCGATCGAGGTCGTGGGCCGGCTGCTGGCCGAACGGGGCCTGCCGGTGCCCGCGCTGGACGTCTCGGTGGGCAGCCGTCTGCACGACAACGGCAGGAAGTTCGGCCTGGGTTCGAGCGGCGCGGTGACCGTGGCGACCGTTGCGGCCGTGGCGTCCTTCTGCGGCATGGAGCTGTCGCCCGACGACCGTTTCCGCCTGGCCATGCTCGCCACGGCGCAGATCGACGCCAAGGGCTCCGGCGGTGATCTCGCCGCCAGTACGTGGGGCGGCTGGATCGCGTACCGGGCGCCCGACCGTGCCGCCGTACTCGACCTGGCGCGGCGCCTGGGGGTCGACAGGACGCTGCACGCGCCCTGGCCGGGCTTCGAGGTGCGCCGGCTGCCGCCGCCCCGGGGGCTCTCGCTGGAGGTGGGCTGGACCGGAGAACCGGCCTCCACCGCGGACCTCGTGTCCGACCTGCACCGCCGGACCTGGCGGGGCACCGCCTCCCACCGGCGGTTCGTGGAGACCACCACCGACTGTGTGCACGCCTCGGTCGCCGCGCTCGAGGCCGGCGACCCTCAGGGACTGCTCGATCAGATCCGCCGGGCCCGGCAGGAACTTGCCCGCCTGGACGACGAGGTCGGCCTCGGGATCTTCACGGCCAGGCTGACAGCGCTCTGTGCCGCCGCCGAAGCCGTCGGCGGCGCGGCCAAGCCCTCGGGGGCGGGGGGCGGCGACTGCGGCATCGCCCTACTGGACGCCGAAGCGGCATCGGACATTTCGTACGTACGGCAGCGATGGGAGGCGGCCGGGGTGCTGCCCCTGCCGTTCCGTCCCGCCCTGGAAGGGAACGAGAAATGA
- the fni gene encoding type 2 isopentenyl-diphosphate Delta-isomerase has protein sequence MIAQRKDDHVRLAVEQQHEHSGRNQFDDVSFVHHALAGIDRPDVSLATAFAGISWQVPLYINAMTGGSVKTGIINRDLATAARETGVPLASGSMSAYFKDPSCADTFQVLRRENPDGFVMANVNATASVDQARRAVGLLEADALQIHINTAQETVMPEGDRSFSSWVPQIEKIAADVDVPVIVKEVGNGLSRQTVLTLRDLGVRVADLGGRGGTDFARIENGRREPADYAFMNGWGQSTAACLLDAQGVGIPVLASGGVRHPLDVARALALGASGVGASGGFLRTLLDGGVSALVSQISTWLDQFTGLMTMLGARTPADLTRSDLLVHRDLRSFCTDRGIDTRPLAQRSGSSSALHKTTGAHDD, from the coding sequence ATGATCGCTCAGCGCAAGGACGACCATGTACGGCTCGCCGTCGAGCAACAGCACGAGCACAGCGGACGCAACCAGTTCGACGACGTGTCGTTCGTCCACCATGCCCTGGCCGGCATCGACCGGCCGGACGTGTCCCTGGCCACGGCCTTCGCCGGCATCTCCTGGCAGGTGCCGCTCTACATCAACGCGATGACGGGCGGCAGCGTGAAGACCGGCATCATCAACCGGGACCTGGCCACCGCCGCCCGCGAGACCGGGGTGCCCCTCGCGTCGGGGTCCATGAGCGCGTACTTCAAGGACCCCTCGTGCGCCGACACGTTCCAGGTGCTGCGCCGGGAGAACCCCGACGGGTTCGTCATGGCGAACGTGAACGCGACGGCATCGGTCGACCAGGCGCGGCGGGCCGTCGGCCTGCTGGAAGCCGACGCCCTGCAGATCCACATCAACACGGCGCAGGAAACGGTGATGCCGGAGGGCGACCGGTCGTTCTCCTCCTGGGTCCCGCAGATCGAGAAGATCGCCGCGGACGTCGACGTCCCCGTGATCGTCAAGGAAGTCGGCAACGGGCTGAGCCGGCAGACCGTCCTGACGCTGCGGGACCTGGGCGTGCGGGTGGCGGATCTCGGCGGCCGGGGCGGCACGGACTTCGCCCGCATCGAGAACGGTCGGCGGGAACCCGCCGACTACGCCTTCATGAACGGCTGGGGGCAGTCCACCGCCGCCTGCCTCCTGGACGCGCAGGGCGTCGGCATCCCCGTGCTCGCCTCCGGCGGCGTGCGCCATCCGCTCGACGTGGCCCGCGCACTGGCCCTCGGTGCCTCCGGCGTCGGTGCGTCCGGGGGCTTCCTGCGCACCCTCCTCGACGGCGGCGTGTCCGCGCTGGTCTCGCAGATCTCGACGTGGCTCGACCAGTTCACGGGGCTGATGACCATGCTCGGCGCGCGCACCCCCGCCGACCTGACACGCAGCGACCTGCTGGTCCATCGCGACCTTCGTTCCTTCTGCACCGACCGGGGCATCGACACGCGGCCGCTCGCCCAGCGGTCCGGCTCCTCCAGCGCCCTCCACAAGACGACGGGAGCACATGATGACTGA
- a CDS encoding hydroxymethylglutaryl-CoA reductase: MTDAHAIAGVPMRWVGPLRISGNVTTTETQVPLATYESPLWPSVGRGAKVSMLAEQGIVATLVDERMTRSVLVEATDAQTAYTAARTMEAHIDELREVVRGCSRFAQLIGIRHEINANLLFVRFEFSTGDASGHNMATLASDALLQHLLKTIPGISYGSISGNYCTDKKATAVNGILGRGKNVVTELLVPRDVVENVLHTTAAKIVELNIRKNMLGTLLAGGIRSANAHFANMLLGFYLATGQDAANIVEGSQGVVMAEDRDGDLYFACTLPNLIVGTVGNGKGLSFVETNLTRLGCRADRAPGENARRLAVIAAATVLCGELSLLAAQTNPGELMRAHVQLERDDKTVKVGA; encoded by the coding sequence ATGACTGACGCGCACGCAATCGCCGGAGTCCCGATGAGGTGGGTGGGCCCCCTGCGCATCTCGGGGAACGTCACCACCACCGAGACCCAGGTGCCTCTCGCCACCTACGAGTCGCCGCTGTGGCCGTCGGTGGGCCGGGGAGCGAAGGTCTCCATGCTGGCCGAGCAGGGCATCGTCGCCACGCTCGTGGACGAGCGGATGACACGTTCGGTGCTCGTCGAGGCGACGGACGCGCAGACCGCTTACACGGCCGCGCGGACCATGGAGGCGCACATCGACGAACTGCGTGAGGTGGTGCGCGGCTGCAGCCGGTTCGCCCAGCTGATCGGCATCCGGCACGAGATCAACGCCAACCTGCTGTTCGTCCGGTTCGAGTTCTCCACCGGAGACGCCTCCGGCCACAACATGGCCACCCTCGCCTCCGACGCGCTCCTGCAGCACCTGCTGAAGACGATCCCGGGCATCTCCTACGGATCGATCTCCGGCAACTACTGCACGGACAAGAAGGCCACCGCGGTCAACGGCATCCTCGGCCGCGGCAAGAACGTGGTCACGGAACTGCTCGTGCCGCGTGACGTGGTCGAGAACGTCCTGCACACGACGGCCGCCAAGATCGTCGAGCTGAACATCCGCAAGAACATGCTCGGCACCCTGCTCGCCGGCGGCATCCGCTCGGCGAACGCCCACTTCGCGAACATGCTGCTCGGGTTCTATCTGGCGACGGGCCAGGACGCGGCCAACATCGTCGAGGGCTCCCAGGGCGTCGTCATGGCCGAGGACCGGGACGGAGACCTGTACTTCGCCTGCACGCTGCCGAACCTGATCGTCGGCACGGTGGGCAACGGCAAGGGCCTCAGCTTCGTGGAGACGAACCTGACCCGGCTCGGTTGCAGGGCCGACCGTGCGCCCGGGGAGAACGCGCGCCGGCTCGCCGTCATCGCGGCGGCGACCGTGCTGTGCGGTGAGCTCTCACTCCTGGCGGCGCAGACGAACCCCGGCGAACTCATGCGCGCACACGTCCAGTTGGAACGTGACGACAAGACAGTAAAGGTTGGTGCTTAG
- a CDS encoding hydroxymethylglutaryl-CoA synthase, whose protein sequence is MSNDSAIGIHDLSFTTTEFVLPHTELAEYNGTEIGKYHVGIGQRSMSVPAADEDIVTMGAAAAAPVIARHGADRIRTVVLATESSIDQAKSAGVYVHSLLGLPSATRVVELKQACYGATAALQFAIGLVRRDPAQQVLVVASDVSKYELDSPGEATQGAAAVAMLVGADPALVRIEEPSGLFTADVMDFWRPNYREAALVDGQESIAAYLQAVEGSWKDYSEQGGRSLEKFAALCYHQPFTKMAYKAHRHLMNYCGYDPDKETVERAIGQTTSYNTVIGNSYTASVYLGLASVLDQADDLTGRPVGFLSYGSGSVAEFFAGTVVPGYREHLRTAAHRGVIGRRRPLGYADYRELHKRSFPTDGGDHPTPAQTTGPFRLAGLSGHKRIYAKR, encoded by the coding sequence ATGTCCAACGATTCCGCGATCGGAATTCACGATCTGTCCTTCACTACCACCGAGTTCGTCCTGCCGCACACGGAACTCGCCGAATACAACGGCACCGAGATCGGCAAATACCACGTGGGCATCGGCCAGCGGTCGATGAGCGTGCCCGCCGCCGACGAGGACATCGTGACCATGGGCGCCGCCGCCGCGGCCCCCGTCATCGCCCGGCACGGCGCGGACCGGATACGCACGGTCGTCCTCGCGACGGAGTCGTCGATCGACCAGGCCAAGTCGGCCGGCGTGTACGTGCACTCCCTACTCGGGCTGCCGTCGGCCACCAGGGTCGTCGAGCTGAAGCAGGCCTGCTACGGAGCGACGGCGGCTCTGCAGTTCGCCATCGGCCTGGTGCGGCGCGATCCCGCTCAGCAGGTCCTCGTGGTCGCCAGCGACGTGTCCAAGTACGAGCTGGACAGCCCGGGTGAGGCCACCCAGGGCGCGGCCGCGGTGGCCATGCTGGTCGGCGCGGACCCGGCCCTGGTGCGCATCGAGGAGCCCTCGGGCCTGTTCACCGCCGACGTCATGGACTTCTGGCGGCCGAACTACCGCGAGGCCGCACTGGTCGACGGGCAGGAGTCCATCGCCGCGTATCTGCAGGCGGTGGAGGGAAGCTGGAAGGACTACAGCGAGCAGGGCGGCCGCTCGCTGGAGAAGTTCGCCGCGCTCTGCTATCACCAGCCGTTCACGAAGATGGCCTACAAGGCCCACCGCCACCTGATGAACTACTGCGGGTACGACCCCGACAAGGAAACGGTCGAGCGCGCCATCGGACAGACCACGTCGTACAACACCGTCATCGGCAACAGCTACACCGCCTCGGTGTACCTCGGTCTCGCCTCGGTGCTCGACCAGGCGGACGACCTGACCGGCCGGCCTGTCGGCTTCCTCAGCTACGGCTCCGGCAGTGTTGCCGAGTTCTTCGCCGGCACCGTCGTTCCCGGGTACCGGGAGCATCTGCGGACCGCGGCACACCGCGGGGTGATCGGCCGGCGCAGGCCGCTCGGCTACGCCGACTACCGCGAACTGCACAAGCGGTCCTTCCCTACCGACGGCGGCGACCACCCCACCCCGGCGCAGACCACCGGGCCCTTCCGGCTGGCCGGGCTCAGCGGCCACAAACGCATCTACGCGAAGCGCTAG